The Erigeron canadensis isolate Cc75 chromosome 4, C_canadensis_v1, whole genome shotgun sequence genome window below encodes:
- the LOC122595116 gene encoding EIN3-binding F-box protein 2-like has translation MPALVNYRGDDDYHTGGSLCSKDSARLLSVYGPPCKRQRISDSYFIFFEEEKQPSINVLPDECLYEIFRRLPGGQARSAAACVSNHWLSVLSSIRNSEIDNGSSSDVEMISQENDGFLTRCVEGKKATDNRLAAIAVGTSGRGGLGKLSVRATNKVTKLGFSAIARGCPSLKVLSLWNVPSIGDEALIEISKECHLLEKLDLSHCPSISNKGIAAIAENCPNLSSLTIEFCKNIGNESLQAVARGCPNLQSITIKDCPNVGDQGVATLLSAPSSVLKKVKLQSLNITDFSLAVIGHYGKSVTSLSLIGLQTASQKGFWAMGNAKGLQSLTSLSIISCYGITDLSLEAIGNGCCFLKQMLLKKCCFVSDKGLTSFTEAAESLECLQLEECNRVSQHGIMSALKSKLKSLTIVKCMGIKDLAHEAPADLTQCGSLRSLTIKDCIGFGNTSLSIVGTLCPQLQNLELSGLCGITDSDLVPLLENCNAGLVKVNLSNCPNLTDKIVVDLARIHGGTLKTLNLEGGRKITDVSLMAIAENCAFLNDLDISRCGITDMGVSSLSDGVQIDLQILSLSGCSKISNKSTPYLKKLGQTLVGLNIQQCNLISSSAVDLLVENLWRCDILY, from the exons ATGCCTGCGTTGGTTAATTACAGGG GAGATGATGATTACCATACCGGTGGATCACTCTGCTCAAAAGATTCAGCCCGTTTGCTTTCGGTCTATGGACCACCTTGCAAACGTCAACGAATCAGTGATTCATATTTTATCTTctttgaagaagaaaaacaacCATCAATCAATGTCCTTCCTGATGAATGTCTTTACGAAATCTTTAGACGCTTACCCGGGGGCCAAGCTAGGAGTGCTGCAGCCTGTGTCTCAAACCATTGGCTCTCAGTCCTAAGTAGCATTAGGAACTCAGAGATAGATAATGGATCATCTAGCGACGTTGAGATGATCTCTCAAGAGAATGATGGGTTTCTTACTAGATGTGTAGAGGGAAAGAAAGCAACAGATAACAGACTTGCGGCCATTGCAGTCGGGACGTCTGGTCGTGGTGGTTTGGGCAAGCTTTCGGTTAGGGCAACTAATAAAGTTACCAAGTTAGGGTTCTCCGCAATTGCACGTGGCTGCCCTTCATTAAAGGTGCTTTCTTTATGGAATGTTCCTTCAATTGGGGATGAAGCTTTGATCGAGATCTCTAAAGAATGCCATTTGCTAGAAAAGCTAGATCTTTCTCATTGTCCTTCAATTTCCAACAAGGGTATTGCCGCAATTGCTGAAAACTGCCCAAATTTGTCGTCTTTAACAATCgagttttgtaaaaacatcggGAATGAGAGTCTTCAAGCTGTTGCCCGAGGCTGCCCAAATCTACAGTCGATTACCATTAAAGATTGCCCCAATGTCGGGGACCAAGGAGTCGCTACACTCTTGTCAGCCCCTTCTTCAGTTCTAAAGAAAGTAAAGCTCCAATCTTTAAACATAACAGACTTCTCACTTGCTGTGATCGGACATTATGGGAAGTCGGTTACCAGTCTTAGCCTTATTGGTCTTCAAACTGCTTCTCAGAAAGGATTTTGGGCAATGGGTAACGCTAAAGGTCTTCAATCTTTGACGTCCTTGTCCATAATCTCGTGTTATGGGATTACAGATCTGAGCCTTGAAGCGATCGGAAATGGATGTTGTTTTTTGAAACAGATGTTGCTTAAAAAGTGTTGCTTTGTATCCGACAAAGGATTGACATCTTTCACTGAAGCTGCTGAATCTCTCGAATGTTTGCAGTTGGAAGAATGCAATAGAGTCAGTCAACACGGGATCATGAGTGCTCTTAAGTCAAAACTGAAGTCTTTAACGATAGTCAAGTGTATGGGAATCAAAGATTTGGCCCATGAAGCACCCGCTGATTTGACCCAGTGTGGATCACTTCGATCTTTGACCATCAAAGATTGTATTGGGTTTGGAAACACTAGCTTGTCAATTGTCGGAACCTTATGCCCACAGCTGCAAAACCTTGAACTTAGCGGGCTTTGTGGAATAACTGATTCTGATCTGGTCCCACTTCTCGAAAACTGCAACGCCGGACTCGTGAAAGTCAACCTAAGCAATTGCCCAAACTTGACCGACAAGATTGTGGTGGATCTTGCTAGGATTCATGGTGGAACTCTAAAAACCTTGAATCTTGAAGGTGGTAGGAAGATCACTGATGTAAGTTTGATGGCAATCGCAGAAAACTGTGCGTTTCTCAACGACCTTGATATTTCAAGGTGTGGTATCACCGATATGGGAGTATCCAGTTTGTCTGACGGGGTCCAGATTGACTTGCAAATCCTTTCGTTGTCAGGTTGTTCCAAGATTTCCAATAAAAGTACACCTTATTTAAAGAAACTCGGCCAAACCCTAGTTGGATTGAACATCCAACAATGCAATCTCATCAGCAGTAGTGCGGTCGATTTACTAGTCGAGAATCTTTGGAGGTGTGATATCCTTTATTAA